The Gemmatimonadales bacterium DNA window GCCTTCCTCAGTCATGGAGTCGCCTGAATCACAACCGGCCGGTCGGTCAGTCTCGACCAGACCGGCGCAGGGTCAATTCGCCTGGTGCGGATCACCGGCACCCTCTTCATGGTCGACGCCGTTTGCATCGGTTATCAGCGATGCTGCCAGTCTGAGACCGTGATTCGACTCATCCTCCTCGGCTTGATGCTGGCCGGACCGTCGTGGCTCGGCGCGCAGGAGCGCACCTGCCGACCAGCGCGGACGGCGCTCGTGTTGAGCGGCGGGGGCGCCAAGGGGATTGCCCACATCGGGGTGCTCGAGGCGCTCGATCGCATCGGCTATCGCCCGGATCTGATCGTCGGAACCAGCATCGGCGCCATCGTCGGCGGCCTCTATGCCAGCGGCTACTCGGCGCGTCAGATCGACTCGCTGACCCGGGCCCTGCCGCTCGCGGACATCGTCCGTCCGTTCCGGGTCACGGCGCCCGATGCCTGGGACGATCGCCTCCCGCTCGTGTTCATGATTCGCGGTCGCAATGGATTCGAGTTTCAGACTGGTGTGGTCGACGAGAGTCGGCCTAACGCTCGGCTCAATGCGGCACTGCTGCGCGGCAACCTGACGGCCCGGGGCGACTTCGATCGGCTGCCGATTCCGTTCCGTGCCATTGCCACCGACCTGCGAACCCGCCAGCCGGTGGTCATCCGGGATGGCGACCTCGCCCGGGCGGTCCGTGCCAGCAGTGCGGTGCCTCTCGTCTTTCCGCCCGTCGTGCGCGATGGTGCGGTCCTCGTCGATGGCGGGCTGTCGGCCAATATCCCGATTGCCCAGGCACGGGAGGCCGGGGCGGACCGCGTCATCGTGGTCGACGTGACCGCGCGCCTCTCGTCGGATCTCGATCCGGAGTCGCCGTTCGGGCTGGCCGAGCAGTTGATCGGGTTTCTCTTCAATCAGGAGGAGGCTCCGCTCGGTCCCGACGACATCTATGTTCGGCCGGCGGTGCAGGGCTATCGGTCGCTCGACTTCTCGCCGGAGACGATCGACGAGATCCTGACGCATGGACGGCGTGCGGCGGACACGACGATCATGCGGGGGCAATGTCTGGCCCGATCCGAGCCGATGGGTTCGGCGGCGTCGCCATCGGTACTGAGCGGATGGAGCGTCGCGAGCGGCATCGCCGCCGACGGCATTCTGCTGAGGCGGATACTGCCGCTGGATGCGTCTCGCAAGCTCGATGTCGAGCGGCTTCGCGCCGGCCTGCTTGGGCTGGCCGAAATCGAATCGTTTCGGGGGGCGTGGCTCAATCCGACCGGTCGGGGCGACAGCGTTCATCTGCACCTCGAGCCGATGCCGGTACCGCGCACCGTCGGCGGCGGCGGAGTCGCCTACGATCACGAATGGGGCGGCAAGATCTGGGTCGGCCTGTTCGATCGCCGCCTGGCGGGAAGCACACTCGAGGGCAGTGCGCTTGCCTCGCTTGGTAAGTATCAGCAGGAACTGTTCGGCTCCGTGTTCTGGCATGCCAGGGGAGGGTGGTCATCGGTGGCTCCGCACCTCACGCTCCGGGCCCGGTCCGATGACATTCGGCGGTTTTCGGCGGACGGTACCGAGTTGCCGCACCTGGTCGCCCGGGATGCCCGACTCACAGCTGGCGTGGAACTCCGACCCGCGCCCGGCTGGCGAGTCGCGGTCGGCGGCGACGCCCTGACCTGGGGATCCGACTCGACCCGTGGTAATGCGGCCATCGGCGGGTCGCTGCGCGTGTCACGAGCCGGGCCGCGGGGCGTCATGCTGACTGGCGACGCCCTCGTGATGGACGCCTTTCAGCGAGTGCGAGCGACGGCGTCCTGGCCGGTCGTGCGCAGGCGGTGGCGAGTGGCGCCATCTGCGCGGGTAGGCCTCGGGTCGTCGGGGCTTCCGGTGCAGCTGACCTTTCCGCTTGGTGGCAACGACGGCTTTCCCGGCGTGCATCACGGCGAGTGGCGGGGTACCCGGGAACTGATGGCGTCGCTCCAGGCTGGAGTGGCAGTGGTGCGTCCGCTCGAGGTTCGGCTCCAGTTCGCGGCGGGCCGGGCCTGGTCACCCGGTCTCGCGCGGGTCGACGGGCTGTACGGCGCCCGGGTCGGCCTCGGGGCCGAGACGCCTGCAGGGCCGATCGAGGTGGGCTATGGGGTCACGACCTCGGGCCGCGAAGCGCTCTACGTCAGGATAGGGAGGTGGTTCTGATGGCCGGACTGATCGGGCTGCTGGCCGCCGTCGCTCTCGTGATCTGGTTCGTGAGCCGGCCGAAGCGCGCGGCGGACCCGTCGCCCGTTGCCGATCGAGAGGAACTCGAGGCGGCCGAACGTGAGCTGGCCGATGATGGCAACCCACGGGTCTTCGACGGGCAGGACGACGAGGACGATTGGGGTCCAGGAGCGCCGTCTCGATGATGTTGCCCCGGCAGGAGGCTCCGGATAGAATGGGGCCGAACCGCTGAATCACTCCTTGACGAGATCCTGCTGATGCTTCGTACTCTGTTCCCACTGGCCCTGATCGGCCTCCCGTCGTCAACGCTTCTTGCGCAAGATACGGCCGCGCCTCCGGCTGCCGCCGCGGCTCGCGTAGCGGGCCGCGATGCCGCCGTCCGCTTCCCGGCAGATTCCGCAGTACGGCGGGACGGGGTCGTGACGATCAAGGGCCAGCGGGTCCCCTACCGCACCACGGTCGGGACCCAGCCCGTCTGGGACGAGAAGGGCGCCGTCGTTGCGGCCGTCTTCTACACCTACTACGAACGCAGTGATGTGGCCGATCGATCCACTCGACCGCTGGCCATCTCGTTCAACGGTGGTCCGGGGTCGGCCTCGGTCTGGATGCACGTCGCCTATACCGGACCCAAGCTGTTGCGGATCGATAGCGAAGGGCATCCGGTGCAGCCCTACGGCGTCGTCGACAACCCGCACTCGATTCTCGACGTGGCGGATATTGTCTATGTCGATCCGGTCAACACCGGTTTCTCTCGCATCGTGGGCGACGCCAAACGCGATCAGTTCTTCGGCGTCAATGAGGACATTGCCTACCTGGCGCGCTGGATCGATGCCTTCGTCGGTCGGCAGGGCCGCTGGACCAGCCCGAAGTATCTGATCGGCGAGAGCTATGGAACCAATCGCGTCTCCGGTCTGGCGCAGCGCCTGCAAAGCTCGCACTGGATGTATCTGAACGGAGTCGTGCTGGTCTCGCCCACGGTCCTGGGGGTTGACCGCGGCGGGCCGGTTGGTGCAGCCCTCAAGTTGCCGTACTATGCGGCGACCGCCTGGTATCACAAGGCGCTCCCTGCGGATTTGCAGGCTCGTGATCTCGATCAAGTCCTGCCTGAGGTCGAGCGCTTTACGGTTGACGAACTGATTCCCGGGATGGTCATGGGCGGCTCGCTCGAGGCGACCAAACGCGACGCGCTGATCAAGCGGTTTGCCCGGTACAGCGGCCTGTCGGAGGTCGTCGTGCGAGAGCACGCGCTGGCGGTGCCAACGTCCTTCTACTGGAAAGAATTGCTGCGCAGCAGCGGCTTCACGGTCGGACGGCTCGACTCGCGCTATCGCGGCTTCGACCGGGTCGATGCCGGCACGGCCCCGGACTTCGATCCAGCGCTCACCGCCTGGAACCATGCCTTTGCCCCGGCCATCAACCACTACCTGCGTGACGTGCTCGGCTGGAAAACCGATCTGCAGTACTGGCTCTTCGGGCCGGTCCACCCGTGGAATCGGGTGGGAGACGAGACCGGCGCCAACCTGCAGCAGGCGCTTGGTGCCAATCCCTATCTGCATCTGCTGGTGCAGTCGGGCTACTACGACGGGGGCACTCCGTACTTCGATGCCAAGTACACCATGTGGCACATGGATCCGAGCGGGCGCTTTCAGGATCGCATGAGCTTCAAAGGATACCGGTCCGGCCACATGATGTACCTGCGGCAGGAGGATCTTGCGACTTCGAACGAGGACATTCGCGCCTTCATTGCCAGAACGTTGCCGAAGGCGGGACAGCCCGCAAAGCGCTGACCTCTGATGCGGGTATATTGAAAGGCAGACGTTGCGCTCGGATATCGATCCGCCGCATCGGAGACCATGATGGAGACTGACCATGAGTGATGACGATCTGAAGGCTGAACTGGAACGCCTGCGGGCTGAGAATGCGTCCCTCAAGGAGCGAGACAAATCGAAGCGGGCTGTCTACCTCAAAGTGAGCGAGAAGGGGGGGCTCTCGCTCTATGGATTGGGCCGCTTTCCGGTCACACTCTACAAAGAGCAATGGAGCCGACTGCTCGACATGGCGGACGAGATTCGCACCTTCTTGCGGGACAACGACGCGACCCTCAAGAGCAAGGGCGATTGACTGATCGCGGCTCCCGGGTGAATCGGCCCGGGAGCCGCGAGCGTCAGCCGCCCACCCGGCTGGCGAGTACTTTGTCGATTCGCTTCTCGTCCATATCGACGATCTCGAAGGTCCAGTTGTCCCACTGCACTCGATCGCCCGTCGCACCGACTCGTCCCAGCAGCAGCATCATCATTCCGCTCACCGTGTGGTAACGTCCGGCGTCTTCTTCGGGGAGTTGCCTGATTCCCAACCGGTCTTTTAGTTCAGGAATCGGAATGGTTCCGTCGAGGAGCCAGGATCCGTCCTCGCGCTGCAATGCCCATGCGTCACCCCCGCCGGGGGTCGAGAGTTCGCCGGTCACGGCCTCGAGCAAGTCCTGCAGTGTCACCAGTCCTTTGATGCCACCGTACTCGTCCAGCACGAAGGCGGCCGACATGTGGTTGGTGCGGAAGCTCTCGAGCAGCTCGAGGCCGGTCAATGTCTCGGGGACGAAGGCAGGGGTCAGGAGCCCGGTCTGGATGTCCGGAGTTTCACCTTTGAGGGTCTGCGCCAGGATCTGCTTTGCCGTCACCACGCCAACCAGGTTGTCGAGGTCGCCGTCACAGACCGGGAAGCGGGAATGCACCGAGTCGGCGACGCGGGCCATATTCTCCGTGATGGGCGCCTTGGTGTCGAGGTAGACGATGTCGGCTCGTGGCACCATCAGCGACCCGAGTTTTCGATCGTCGAGGCGGAAGAGGTTGCGGACCATCTCATGTTCCTCACGCTCGATCACACCAGCCTCAGACCCTTCGGCGAGGAAGGCGTGAATCTCCTCCTCGGTGATCGACGCACTCGTGCTGTTCCGAACACCCATGAGGCGGAGGATCGTATTGGTCGAGAAGGAGAGCAGATGGACGAACGGCCTCGTGAGTTTGGCCAGGAGCAGCATCGGACGCGCGACCAGCCGTGCCACGCTCTCGGGGCTGAGCTGCCCCAGGCGCTTCGGCACCAGTTCGCCGATGACGATCGACACATAGGTGATTACGATCACGACCAGGCCGGTTGCCAGGATCGACGCGGCCGCCTCGTTCAGCCCAACCGAACTCAGCCATAACGCGAAAGGTCCTGCGAAGACCGCTTCGCCGACAATACCGTTCAGGATGCCGATCGAGGTTATGCCGATCTGGATGGTGGACAGAAAGCGGGTTGGGTCCTCCCCCAGCCGGAGCGCGACTTGGGCTGCGCCGTCGCCGGCGCCGGCGAGCTTGGTCAAGCGGGCCTTTCGAGCGGTCACGAGCGCGATCTCCGACATCGCGAACAGGCCGTTGAGCAGAATCAGGCCGACCAGCAGGGCTATGGCCATCGACGGTGGTTCCTCACAATGGTAAGGGAGGGAACGGCTTCTCGAGGGAACCTAGGTGCGCCCGGGTCTCCGAATCAACGGGATTCGGTGCCCCGGCTGCGCCGGAAGGTGCCAGCTTTCTCGAGATCGGAGTGTCTAAGCGATTGAGATGCAATGTGTTGACGCCTCCCCTCGCGTGGAACTCTGAGAGCCGCATCGCGCTTGGGTCCGGCGGCGCCGATCGGTCCGATCGGTCGGATTGGTCCCTGGGGAGCGTGACCGTTAGGTTTGCCTTCCGCGCGTTCGCCCGCGGTGCGGGCGCACCCGAGGTCTTCACACGAACATGGTAGAGCGCAATGGCTATCGATCCAGCCGACCTGCTTGCTCTGATGCGAGCCCGTCGCAGTCACAAAATGCCCTTCCTGAAGCCCGATCCCGTCGACGCCTCGCTGGTCGAGCAGGTGCTCGAGGCGGCCCGCTGGGCGCCGAGTCACGGCAAGACGGAACCATGGCACTTCACCGTCTATTCCGGCGAAGGCCGCCGCGGGCTCGGGGATGCCTTTGCTGAAGCATATCGGATCCAGGCCGAAGCCAAGGGGACCTACACTCAGGAGGCGTTCGAGACCAGTCGCGACAAGGTCTGGAAGGTGCCGGTGTGGATTGCCCTGACGCTCAAGC harbors:
- a CDS encoding HlyC/CorC family transporter; protein product: MAIALLVGLILLNGLFAMSEIALVTARKARLTKLAGAGDGAAQVALRLGEDPTRFLSTIQIGITSIGILNGIVGEAVFAGPFALWLSSVGLNEAAASILATGLVVIVITYVSIVIGELVPKRLGQLSPESVARLVARPMLLLAKLTRPFVHLLSFSTNTILRLMGVRNSTSASITEEEIHAFLAEGSEAGVIEREEHEMVRNLFRLDDRKLGSLMVPRADIVYLDTKAPITENMARVADSVHSRFPVCDGDLDNLVGVVTAKQILAQTLKGETPDIQTGLLTPAFVPETLTGLELLESFRTNHMSAAFVLDEYGGIKGLVTLQDLLEAVTGELSTPGGGDAWALQREDGSWLLDGTIPIPELKDRLGIRQLPEEDAGRYHTVSGMMMLLLGRVGATGDRVQWDNWTFEIVDMDEKRIDKVLASRVGG
- a CDS encoding patatin-like phospholipase family protein; this encodes MIRLILLGLMLAGPSWLGAQERTCRPARTALVLSGGGAKGIAHIGVLEALDRIGYRPDLIVGTSIGAIVGGLYASGYSARQIDSLTRALPLADIVRPFRVTAPDAWDDRLPLVFMIRGRNGFEFQTGVVDESRPNARLNAALLRGNLTARGDFDRLPIPFRAIATDLRTRQPVVIRDGDLARAVRASSAVPLVFPPVVRDGAVLVDGGLSANIPIAQAREAGADRVIVVDVTARLSSDLDPESPFGLAEQLIGFLFNQEEAPLGPDDIYVRPAVQGYRSLDFSPETIDEILTHGRRAADTTIMRGQCLARSEPMGSAASPSVLSGWSVASGIAADGILLRRILPLDASRKLDVERLRAGLLGLAEIESFRGAWLNPTGRGDSVHLHLEPMPVPRTVGGGGVAYDHEWGGKIWVGLFDRRLAGSTLEGSALASLGKYQQELFGSVFWHARGGWSSVAPHLTLRARSDDIRRFSADGTELPHLVARDARLTAGVELRPAPGWRVAVGGDALTWGSDSTRGNAAIGGSLRVSRAGPRGVMLTGDALVMDAFQRVRATASWPVVRRRWRVAPSARVGLGSSGLPVQLTFPLGGNDGFPGVHHGEWRGTRELMASLQAGVAVVRPLEVRLQFAAGRAWSPGLARVDGLYGARVGLGAETPAGPIEVGYGVTTSGREALYVRIGRWF
- a CDS encoding nitroreductase, which encodes MAIDPADLLALMRARRSHKMPFLKPDPVDASLVEQVLEAARWAPSHGKTEPWHFTVYSGEGRRGLGDAFAEAYRIQAEAKGTYTQEAFETSRDKVWKVPVWIALTLKPGVKPDGSFVMPEWEELLAFGGAVQNLHLAATALGLSGQWSTGAQAVLPHVAEFVGVPAPSRPLGFFLLGYPGNVPPDVGRRPLSDKVTWRS